DNA sequence from the Armigeres subalbatus isolate Guangzhou_Male chromosome 1, GZ_Asu_2, whole genome shotgun sequence genome:
AGAAACTTGATTACCTATCTACAAGGCAGACAAAAATAACCCCTTTTTTGTCAACGTCCAATTACCGTAAACATTGAATTTATGTGTACGCTTTCAGTCTGAGTTGAACGCAGGATTACTCAACACGATTAATAATGGCATAAACTAACGAAATGTGTGCTATTTTTTCATTATGCTAGCTGTTTATGTTCACATCTTGCGACACTGTTGTTGTAGGTTACCTGCATGCCAAAACGTCCGTCTCTAAGACGTCGAAGTTCCGCTCAACTTCTGTACCACCACACTGCGttctgacggcagagacgatgTCGTCTGCAACCGTGACCTTTTCCAGTTGTTTGCACTGGAGTATCACTTTCGCCCCCGACGACCTCACTTCGATGCCGTCACTCAAGTCCTCCTGAGTCAGCTTCTTGTAAGCCCACTCGCTTGTGCTCCACGTATAAGGTAGGGGAGTTTTGTagcaaaatgatatttttatgaaccTACCTCTCAGTTGTGCAATAAAAATGGCCGCCACTGCTTCGTACAAAGCCGTTCCATCCATGTTGATGGTTGCTCCAATGGGCAGTACAAATCGTGACACACGTGGATCGATGTGATTCTTTTCCTCAAGGCATTGCATCGTCACTGGTAATGTAGCCGAGCTGGATGAGGTTCCGAATGCTGTAGCCACTGCTTGGCCCATGTTAGCCACGAACTTGACCGGGTTTCTACGGGTGAAAAGGAAAAGTAGCAAGGGAAGTATAACAAACCCATGGAAAACTATTCCACCGGCAACCACGGCAAAGTATAGACCAAGTTTTCCGAAGATCTCTCCAAGATCGTCCATTTCCAGCAGTTTTGCTGTAATCAGGAATAGCACTCCAACAGGAGATAACCTGTAACAATCAATCAGTTATATCGAATTTAGATGAATTTAAAAGTATGAACTCACCATATTACCCAGCCAGTAACCTTCATGATCGTATGTGACAACTGCTGGAAAAACTTCAGTACTAACTGAACATCTTCTTTCAATGCACCGAGCGCAATTCCGAACACTATGGAAGCCACCACCAGTCCAATGATGTTCATTCCATCGCCGAACTTTCCTCCAACAGCCCAAAGGTTCAGATCCGTTTGCGTCGGATCGTTTTTAGGCGGTgtcaaaacagtttggtactgCTGCAGACACGCTTGTACCAGATTTGGGGGAAACATGTTGCGCACTAAGTCTAGCAGGGTATCAGCCGTCGTAACGTTTCGCACATCTCCCTTTATCGAGCCACTCGATTCTTCGGCTCCCTTACCAGGCTGAATGGTTACAACCAGCACAATTCCTAATATAACTGCCATTACTGTTGTTACCATGTAGTACAACACAGCACGACCTCCTATTTTCCCTGAAAGCGACAAATCCAGGGAACCAACGGCAGCTATGAGGGACGTAACAATCAGAGGTAGTATCAAAGCTTTCAGCATCCGGAGAAATATATCCCCTATGAAGCTGATGTACGATATCTCTCGTGGGGTCCATTTTTCACCATCTGCTGGAACCTCTCTCAACCCAATACCAAGCACAATACCAACGATAACACCCCCGATAGTCAGAAATGTTAGTAAATTCTCCTTAACGAAGGCATTCAACTGGTCGCGTCTCATCTTATCGCGTTTCTCCTATAGACCCAGTAATGAGTCATGTGAATCTGGAAAACAGAACAGACATTCAAGTTTTAGACAGTCAAGTGCCCTACTTCAAATGACACGCGATCGACAGTtgttcaaatatttatttataaagGGATATTAAGCAAGTATTGATGCGGCAATGATCAGAATTTACAAGAAAATCAGTCTTATCTTTGAAGCCAATGAAGTGGATAGATTAGAAGGAAATAACTTCCGCTGTTTCAAATCACAGGCGGCATTAAATTAAACGCAATTATTCAGTAAGAAAATTGTACTGCTGACATATAAGAATCTTCTtatgattcaatttttttattctgaGAAGcataattcacatttatttggttgctgcaactcaaatgtgactaaatttggtTCTATATGAGTTACTGCAAATTCTcttcaacatgtgtgctgcttgggatgcgCATTTAAAAATGGATACGAATTGTGAGTTTTGTGAATTTATTACCTGCCGTCTTCAGCTATGCTGCATATAATATAGATCTAACTTATACTAACGATAATACTTCTAAATCAAACTCATCTAGTTCGTTCAAAAGTTTAAAACATTTCGCAGATGATTAGTTTGAATTACGGTGAATCGTCCAACAAGATATTGTCGAAACCGTTCAACTCTAGCCACCACTGCTATTATTTCGAGTTCGTAACTATGATAAACCGCCTCCGTCTTCGAATTCTTCTTGCTGAAGAACCTCACTACTGGCTTCCATCCCTCGTTCACTTTCTGCAGCAAAGTTCCAGCTACGCCAACACACGAAGCATCGGTATGCAATTGTACTTCCATCCTCTGGTCATACAGCACCAGCAATGATTGCGTCACCAAAAGTTCTTTTATTTTATCGAACgttctctgttgctctactccCCATACAAATTCAACTTCCTTCCATAGCAAACAGAACAACGGTTCAGCCACAATGCTGTAGTTCTGTACGAAATTCTGCCACCTCTTGTGTTTTGCTTCCCCCCGGTCGCACACCTTCGGCACCCAGTTCAAATACCAAGAACTCATCATAACTTTCTGTTTTCTTAACTTTTCAACTAGGTACTTTATTCATTTCCCTTTGAAATACTGCACACACATTTGATAATCCAAAAGGCATACGGAAGAAACGATAGTGTCCGTCTACCGTTGAGAATGCAGTGCAGTTTCGACTCTCTTGCGCAAGTGGTATTTGGTAGTATCCACGATATAGATAGATCAATCGTTATGAACACATCTGCACCAGCCAACTTTTGCAAACACGATTAAATATCGGGCATAGGAAATTTATCCTTGATTGTAC
Encoded proteins:
- the LOC134205409 gene encoding excitatory amino acid transporter 3-like; its protein translation is MRRDQLNAFVKENLLTFLTIGGVIVGIVLGIGLREVPADGEKWTPREISYISFIGDIFLRMLKALILPLIVTSLIAAVGSLDLSLSGKIGGRAVLYYMVTTVMAVILGIVLVVTIQPGKGAEESSGSIKGDVRNVTTADTLLDLVRNMFPPNLVQACLQQYQTVLTPPKNDPTQTDLNLWAVGGKFGDGMNIIGLVVASIVFGIALGALKEDVQLVLKFFQQLSHTIMKVTGWVIWLSPVGVLFLITAKLLEMDDLGEIFGKLGLYFAVVAGGIVFHGFVILPLLLFLFTRRNPVKFVANMGQAVATAFGTSSSSATLPVTMQCLEEKNHIDPRVSRFVLPIGATINMDGTALYEAVAAIFIAQLRGLSLSFGNIVAISITATAASIGAAGIPQAGLVTLVMVLDTVGLPAEDVSLIIAVDWLLDRFRTVVNVLGDSFGAAIVAHYSQKELSTISSRDVNGKSQRNSMAHSAETVLFEERL